Below is a genomic region from bacterium.
AAGAGGTGAGTGGAGCAAGGGCAGTGATATAGATATACTGGCAGTTGTTTCGGGAGAGGAAAAAGATGTAATTGCGGCTTTAAATAAAGGTAAAATAGATGTAAGTCCATTGTTGGAAATACGGCCGATAAGCACTACAGTCGATAAATTTATAGAAGGGTTTAGCAAGAAGACTGAGTTTTACGAAGAACTCTGGAAAGATAGAATAGTTTTGTATAATGAATTTCTGTTTTGGCAACTGATTAAAGAAGGAGGCAAATCATATGTCTGAATACGCAGAGAAAACCTTGCGTGAATGTTTCCATCCTAAAGCGGGAAAGCCCAATCTTCGCAGAATACCTGTAAATACCGAAAGAGTTAAACAACACATCAATAAAGCGCATAATAATTTGCGAGCTATGAAGATAATGTCTGATAATGATTTATTTGATTGGGCCATCATTTGCGGCTATTATGCCATGTATCATGCAGTACTAGCATCATTGTTTAGGATAGGCATCCAGGCAAGAGCTCATTATTGCGCGATAGCAGCCTTTAAGAAATTTTATGTTGAGCGCGGCAAGGTAAAGCCAGAATATATCGACTATATTAAAAAGGCAAAACAGCTTGAACAGAAGTATTCAGAAACATTGGAGAAAGCGCAGGAAAACAGAGTTGTTGAACAATATGGCGTTGAGACTGTTACTAATGATGATGCAGAATGGATCATAGAGGATGCCGAGGATTTTGTTCTCAAAATAGAAGAAGTGATAGCTGAATAGATTATTGTTAGCATAATTAGCGAAAATAGCAAAAGGTGCTAACAATGCTAATTATGCTAAAAGGATAAAACCGTTGTTTAAGCAATATTTAAAACAGGTTGAATATTAAGGAATATATATAATGTTTATTGGCTATGCTAGAGTTTCGACACATGATCAGAATCTTGATTTGCAAAAGGATGCGCTTGAAAAAGCCGGATGTAAGAAGATATATGTAGAGCAAATGTCCGGCAGTTCACGTATTAGGCCGGAATTAGAAAAAACACTGGAAATGCTTCGCAGTGGAGATACTTTGGTTGTTTGGCGTTTAGATCGTTTGGGACGTTCTCTAAAACATCTTATCGAACTGATCACAAAATTAGAGCAGAGAGAGATTGGCTTTAAAAGCCTGATGGAATCTATGGATACAACCACTTCCGGAGGAAAATTAGTTTTCCATATTTTTGGAGCCCTTGCTGAGTTTGAACATAATTTAATCAGGGAGAGAACAAGCGCAGGATTAGCTGCTGCCAGGGCAAGAGGGCGTAACGGAGGAAGACCGCTAAAACTTAATGAGAAAAAAAGAGAACTAGCAATTAAACTTTACAACGAAAGAGAACGTTCTATAAAAGAAATATGCCAGATTATGGGTATCTCAAAACCAACACTTTATACTTATATACACAAACATGATAAAGAAAAATCTTAAAGGAATTGGTTATGAAATATAAAGAGATTGGTTTTTTGCTATCACAGGGAGAAAGGTTTAACGTAGAATTCAAGGAATCTTTAGATAAATCTATCGGCAAAGAAATATGTGCATTTGCAAACGGGAATGGCGGCAAAATTTTACTGGGAATTGCTGATGATGGCACAATTAAAGGGGTTTCAATTTCTAATAAGCTGAAATCAGAAATTCAAAATTATGTAAGAAATATTGATCCTCAGCCTATAATTAATATTTCCCCTGTAGAAAATGTTCTTATTGTTGATGTGTCTGAAGGGAAAAATAAACCATATTCTGTTAATGGAAGATTTTATCTTAGAAT
It encodes:
- a CDS encoding HEPN domain-containing protein encodes the protein MSEYAEKTLRECFHPKAGKPNLRRIPVNTERVKQHINKAHNNLRAMKIMSDNDLFDWAIICGYYAMYHAVLASLFRIGIQARAHYCAIAAFKKFYVERGKVKPEYIDYIKKAKQLEQKYSETLEKAQENRVVEQYGVETVTNDDAEWIIEDAEDFVLKIEEVIAE
- a CDS encoding recombinase family protein, translating into MFIGYARVSTHDQNLDLQKDALEKAGCKKIYVEQMSGSSRIRPELEKTLEMLRSGDTLVVWRLDRLGRSLKHLIELITKLEQREIGFKSLMESMDTTTSGGKLVFHIFGALAEFEHNLIRERTSAGLAAARARGRNGGRPLKLNEKKRELAIKLYNERERSIKEICQIMGISKPTLYTYIHKHDKEKS